AATAAACCAGGTCGATTTACTAAGTAAAATATCCAAATCAATTTCCTCCTTGGACAATTTCCGATTATATAGTCTTACAGTCATCCATAGCTTAATTTTGCTTAACTGTTACTAAATTGTCCTTCTAAATATTCTTCTCATCTACGGCACCGGGTCATACCCTCCATGTGAAAAAGGGTTGCATCTCAATATTCTCCAGACTGCCAGCAGACTACCCCTAAAGGCACCGTACTTCTGAATTGCTTCCAACCCATATTGAGAACAAGTAGGAATATAAGGACACTTTGTTCTCTTGAGCGGTGACAGATACTTCTGATAAAATCGTATTAACTTAATTAATATCGTCTTCATCCTGATTTTTACCTATTATATGATGTAATGTACCAAGATGGTAAATTGCACGTTCGATTTCATGGTACGTACAGTCCTTAGCATTTACCCTTGCCACAATTACAACATCAATTCCCCTACGAAATAATTCTTCTAAAAGACGGTACCCTTCCCTGATCAATCTGGTCAAATGGTGTCTCACTACGCTGTTTCCGACTTTTTTACTAACTGAAATTCCAATACGATTTTCATCTGTCTGATTTTCTCTCACATACATAACCAGATACTTGTTGGCCTTTGATGTTCCATATCTATAAACCATCTGAAAATCTTTGTTTTTCTTTAAGCGATCTGAATATTTCATAGAATTCCTTTTCCAAAATTAACATTAATCTGTTTCCATATCTAATATGGGTATACATAGAAGAAAAGACCACATAATTAAATGCGGTCTTGGTTTTATGCTGACAATTTATGTCTTCCTTTTAATCTCCTG
The window above is part of the Novisyntrophococcus fermenticellae genome. Proteins encoded here:
- the yidD gene encoding membrane protein insertion efficiency factor YidD; this translates as MKTILIKLIRFYQKYLSPLKRTKCPYIPTCSQYGLEAIQKYGAFRGSLLAVWRILRCNPFSHGGYDPVP
- the rnpA gene encoding ribonuclease P protein component → MKYSDRLKKNKDFQMVYRYGTSKANKYLVMYVRENQTDENRIGISVSKKVGNSVVRHHLTRLIREGYRLLEELFRRGIDVVIVARVNAKDCTYHEIERAIYHLGTLHHIIGKNQDEDDIN